AGCGAAATCCTTCAACTGGTCAGCCGTAAACTCGTGCAGCGGCAAGTTATCGCCGATCTGTACCAGGTTCAGTCCAAAGCTTTTGGCTTTTTCTAGCAGGTGATTTTCAGTAAATAATCGGGTCGTTGTCTGCCCATTTATGCTAAAAGCCCAGCCATAAGTATAAGTGCCAATCCCCAGCTGCATAGTCACGAAAATGGGTTGATCTGACGATTTTTTAACTTAAATCAGTAGAGTACAGTAGAGATGACGAAGGTAAAGCTTTTTTTAATTATTCAAATGTTAATTTGAAAAGTTTTAAGTTTAGGCTGCTCACTATCAGTTTATCAGATGAAGAAAATATTACAGGACCGTGTGAATTCCCTCGCCCTCACCATCGCATTGATCTGCGTTTTGGCGAGCATTGCGTTTCCGGCCAATTTTCCCACTTTTGAAAACCTGAGCCAGCTTTTACTGAACCTTTCCATTGATACCATTGTGGCGGTAGGGATGATGTTGCTACTCATTTCAGGGATGTTCGATCTTTCCGTTGGCTCCATTGTCGCTTTTTCGGGCGGACTGGCCGCGCATCTGATGTTTCACTACAATGTGCCGGTACCGGTTGCTTTGGTTGCAGGGCTGGGTAGTGCGCTGCTGATCGGCTGGGTCAATGGCTATCTCATTGCCTACATGGGCATTAACCCGATGATCCAGACGTTGGCGATGATGGGTATCGTGCGGGGCGGGGCGTTGCTGGTAGCGGGCGCGGGCATCCAGAACCTGCCTTACTGGTTCAATGCCATTGGTCAGTCGAAGTTGCTGGGCATTCAGATGCCGGTTTGGTATATGTTGCTCACAGTCGTTGTCTTTACGGTTTTGGTCAATAAAACGGTGTTTTTCAGGCGGTACTACTACATTGGCGGTAACGAAAAAGCAGCCGATCTTTCCGGGATCAGGGTAAAACGGATGAAAATGTATGCATTCGTGCTTTCGGCTTTGCTGGCAGGTATTGCGGGAATTTTGTTATCGTCACGTCTCGGCGCCGCTATGTCCACACTTGGACGCGGACTGGAATTGAGGGTGATTACGGCGGTTATTCTCGGGGGCGCGAGCCTTACCGGTGGGGTAGGGAAAATTCCCGGGGCATTGCTGGGCGCGCTTTTTACAGGGGTGATCGCGAATATTATGGTCATCGCCAGAATATCAGGGCTATGGCAGGAAATTATCATGGGCGTTATCCTGATACTGGCCGTTTTACTGGATTTATATGTACAAAAAAGGAGCCGCGCATGAAAGATCTGATAAAAATTGACGCACAATCCAAGGAGCCAAAGTATCAGCAGATCCTGAATGAGGTCATTTCATCCATTGAAAAAGGGACATTGAATCACGGACAGCAGTTGCCTTCGATCAGTGAACTTTCGGGCTGGCAGAATGTGGCAAAAGTGACGGTAGCGAAGGCTTACGAGGACCTGCGGAAACGTGGCGTAATTCAGGCAAAGCATGGAAAGGGCTTTTATGTTGCCAACACGGAAGTCCGTAGTTCACTCAACATTTTCGTGCTTTTTGATACGCTGAATGCTTATAAAGAGACATTGTATTTTGCATTGAAAGAGGGACTGCCCGAAGGAGCACAATTGAGGCTATTCTTTCACCATTATGACCGCTATTTGTTTGAAAGCCTGATCAGTAACAACCTGAACGATTATAATTATTTTATGATCATGCCCCACTTCAATGAGGATGTTTCGGAGGTGATCAACCGCATT
The genomic region above belongs to Dyadobacter pollutisoli and contains:
- a CDS encoding ABC transporter permease; the encoded protein is MKKILQDRVNSLALTIALICVLASIAFPANFPTFENLSQLLLNLSIDTIVAVGMMLLLISGMFDLSVGSIVAFSGGLAAHLMFHYNVPVPVALVAGLGSALLIGWVNGYLIAYMGINPMIQTLAMMGIVRGGALLVAGAGIQNLPYWFNAIGQSKLLGIQMPVWYMLLTVVVFTVLVNKTVFFRRYYYIGGNEKAADLSGIRVKRMKMYAFVLSALLAGIAGILLSSRLGAAMSTLGRGLELRVITAVILGGASLTGGVGKIPGALLGALFTGVIANIMVIARISGLWQEIIMGVILILAVLLDLYVQKRSRA